One Comamonas endophytica DNA window includes the following coding sequences:
- a CDS encoding methyl-accepting chemotaxis protein: MSDSLVLRLPIQAQPLAPAQSPTAPTTRSRIAWRRSLGARLQLIFALALALGWGSAGIGLWALNHSQDALQRVMAERSAAERQVADAFWLQSRNIERLKAMALSSEPEVGDVLGAEVKTDEAAYAKLRAAVDPSGHGAAEQPLWQALDERHAAFLAASAALVTARDSGLTQRIRETVDQQFLPAAQALTQQLETLSTFQRQAMDAAAHQAGASAATARGVLLALCAASVLLGLWLGWALRRWIVQPLAQAHSAAQRVAALDLRTDLHSRGQDEAGQMLGAMVRMQASLRDLVGQLQGATRHVADASQEIARGNHDLSQRTEHGALQLQAASEHLAMLSETTTLASKAADRGQQVAQQASLSAKASGASIEALTGTIHHMAGSAQRIADITGVIDTLAFQTNLLALNAAVEAARAGEHGRGFSVVAAEVRALANRSAEAAKEIKQLVQASGAQVDESSRLATEARARTAQMLQAIEQATLSMADITRQAHGQQQDIAALHEAVHALSDHAQHNAALVQESAAAALSLQDQAGALSRIAGRFALPG; encoded by the coding sequence ATGTCTGACTCCCTTGTTCTTCGGCTGCCGATACAGGCCCAGCCCCTGGCTCCTGCCCAATCCCCGACCGCACCCACGACGCGCTCACGCATTGCCTGGCGCCGCTCGCTGGGCGCGCGCCTGCAACTGATCTTCGCGCTGGCGCTGGCGCTGGGCTGGGGCTCGGCCGGTATCGGCCTCTGGGCGCTGAACCACAGCCAGGATGCGCTGCAGCGCGTGATGGCCGAGCGCAGCGCCGCCGAGCGCCAGGTGGCCGATGCCTTCTGGCTGCAGTCGCGCAATATCGAACGCCTCAAGGCCATGGCGCTGAGTTCCGAGCCCGAGGTCGGCGACGTGCTGGGCGCCGAGGTGAAAACCGATGAAGCCGCCTATGCCAAGCTGCGTGCGGCTGTCGACCCATCCGGCCATGGCGCGGCCGAGCAGCCGCTGTGGCAGGCGCTGGACGAGCGCCATGCCGCGTTCCTGGCCGCCAGCGCCGCGCTGGTCACGGCGCGCGACAGCGGCCTGACGCAGCGCATCCGCGAGACCGTGGACCAGCAGTTCCTGCCCGCGGCGCAGGCGCTGACGCAGCAGCTGGAGACGCTGTCCACCTTCCAGCGCCAGGCGATGGACGCTGCCGCGCACCAGGCCGGCGCGAGCGCCGCCACCGCGCGCGGCGTGCTGCTGGCGCTGTGCGCCGCCTCGGTGCTGCTGGGCCTGTGGCTGGGCTGGGCGCTGCGCCGCTGGATCGTGCAGCCGCTGGCCCAGGCGCACAGCGCGGCCCAGCGCGTGGCGGCGCTCGATCTGCGCACCGACCTGCACAGCCGCGGCCAGGACGAAGCCGGGCAGATGCTGGGCGCGATGGTGCGCATGCAGGCCAGCCTGCGCGATCTCGTCGGCCAGCTGCAGGGCGCGACGCGCCATGTGGCCGACGCCTCGCAGGAAATCGCGCGCGGCAACCATGACCTGTCGCAGCGCACCGAGCATGGCGCGCTGCAGCTGCAGGCGGCCAGCGAGCATCTGGCGATGCTTTCCGAAACCACGACGCTGGCCTCGAAGGCCGCCGACCGCGGCCAGCAGGTCGCCCAGCAGGCCAGCCTGAGCGCCAAGGCCAGCGGCGCGTCGATCGAGGCGCTGACCGGCACCATCCACCACATGGCCGGCAGCGCGCAGCGCATTGCCGACATCACCGGCGTGATCGACACGCTGGCCTTCCAGACCAACCTGCTGGCGCTGAACGCCGCCGTCGAGGCCGCGCGCGCGGGCGAGCACGGCCGCGGCTTCAGCGTGGTCGCGGCCGAGGTGCGCGCACTGGCCAACCGCAGCGCGGAAGCCGCCAAGGAGATCAAGCAGCTGGTGCAGGCCTCGGGCGCCCAGGTCGATGAAAGCAGCCGCCTGGCCACCGAGGCGCGCGCCCGCACCGCGCAGATGCTGCAGGCCATCGAGCAGGCCACGCTGAGCATGGCCGACATCACCCGCCAGGCGCATGGGCAGCAGCAGGACATCGCGGCGCTGCATGAAGCGGTGCACGCGCTCAGCGACCACGCGCAGCACAATGCGGCGCTGGTGCAGGAATCGGCGGCGGCGGCGCTGAGCCTGCAGGACCAGGCGGGGGCGCTGTCGCGGATTGCGGGGAGGTTTGCTTTGCCGGGCTGA
- a CDS encoding multidrug effflux MFS transporter, with amino-acid sequence MSQLKLTLLLALFTMLGPLGIDTYLPSFHAIAQEFAVDATVVQQTLSVYVLGLALMMLVYGTLSDAIGRRRVMLFTVTGFGLVSLLASLAPSIEMLIALRAAQGLMAGAGMVVSRAMVQDRYQGAQAQRMMAMIMVVFGLAPALAPILGGWLQLHGGWRASFGFLALFSLLLLATAWRALPETLEPAQRTPLAWRPIARNYLTAIRHRSFRRMLLAIGLMGSGMAVYIASAAEFVVTLLGQSETGFGWLFIPLVGGGMLGSVISTFLASRVAPRRQKQIGFALMALACSANVGYNALFTASLPWAVLPIALYTLSWSLISPLVVLQAVGFFPQMRGLASSLQGFVQMLLFALITSALVPLLFHSALWLALGHATLVLGGMLVWAWCVRER; translated from the coding sequence ATGTCCCAATTGAAACTCACCCTCCTGCTGGCCCTGTTTACGATGCTGGGGCCACTGGGAATCGATACCTATTTACCCTCCTTCCATGCCATCGCGCAGGAATTCGCGGTGGACGCCACGGTGGTGCAGCAGACGCTGAGCGTCTATGTGCTGGGCCTGGCGCTGATGATGCTGGTCTACGGCACGCTGTCGGATGCCATCGGCCGGCGCCGCGTCATGCTGTTCACCGTCACCGGCTTCGGCCTGGTGTCGCTGCTGGCCTCGCTGGCACCCAGCATTGAAATGCTGATCGCGCTGCGCGCCGCGCAGGGCCTGATGGCCGGCGCGGGCATGGTGGTGTCGCGCGCGATGGTGCAGGACCGCTACCAGGGCGCGCAGGCGCAGCGCATGATGGCGATGATCATGGTGGTGTTCGGCCTGGCGCCGGCCCTCGCGCCGATCCTGGGCGGCTGGCTGCAGCTGCATGGCGGCTGGCGCGCTTCCTTTGGCTTTCTGGCGCTGTTTTCGCTGCTGCTGCTGGCCACCGCCTGGCGCGCGCTGCCCGAAACGCTGGAGCCAGCGCAGCGCACGCCGCTGGCCTGGCGGCCGATTGCGCGCAACTACCTGACTGCCATCCGCCACCGCAGCTTTCGCCGCATGCTGCTGGCGATCGGCCTGATGGGCTCGGGCATGGCGGTCTACATTGCCTCGGCCGCGGAATTCGTCGTCACGCTGCTGGGCCAGAGCGAGACCGGCTTCGGCTGGCTGTTCATTCCGCTGGTGGGCGGCGGCATGCTGGGCTCGGTCATCAGCACTTTCCTGGCTTCGCGCGTAGCGCCGCGGCGCCAGAAGCAGATCGGCTTTGCATTGATGGCGCTGGCTTGCAGCGCCAACGTGGGCTACAACGCGCTGTTCACGGCCAGCCTGCCCTGGGCGGTGCTGCCGATCGCGCTGTACACCTTGTCCTGGTCGCTGATCAGCCCGCTGGTCGTGCTGCAGGCGGTGGGCTTCTTTCCCCAGATGCGCGGGCTGGCATCTTCGCTGCAGGGCTTCGTGCAGATGCTGCTGTTCGCGCTGATCACCTCGGCGCTGGTGCCGCTGCTGTTCCATAGCGCGCTATGGCTGGCGCTGGGGCATGCGACGCTGGTGCTGGGCGGGATGCTGGTCTGGGCCTGGTGCGTGCGGGAACGGTGA
- the mog gene encoding molybdopterin adenylyltransferase: MHEAVRIGIVSISDRASSGVYADQGLPALQDWLSRALRNPVTFESRLIPDEQELISQALVGLVDAGCCLVLTTGGTGPAPRDVTPEATLAIADKEMPGFGEQMRQISLRFVPTAILSRQVAVIRGQSLIINLPGQPKAIAQTLEGLRDEGGKSLVPGIFAAVPYCIDLIGGPYLETRAEVCEAFRPKSAQRPAAAG, translated from the coding sequence ATGCATGAGGCGGTGCGCATCGGCATCGTGTCGATCAGCGACCGCGCCAGCAGCGGCGTCTATGCCGACCAGGGCCTGCCGGCGCTGCAGGACTGGCTGAGCCGCGCGCTGCGCAACCCGGTCACGTTCGAATCGCGGCTGATTCCCGACGAGCAGGAGCTGATCAGCCAGGCACTGGTCGGGCTGGTCGATGCCGGCTGTTGCCTGGTGCTGACCACCGGCGGCACCGGCCCTGCGCCGCGCGACGTGACGCCAGAAGCCACGCTGGCCATCGCCGACAAGGAAATGCCGGGCTTTGGCGAGCAGATGCGCCAGATCAGCCTGCGCTTCGTGCCCACGGCCATTTTGTCGCGCCAGGTCGCGGTGATCCGCGGCCAGAGCCTGATCATCAACCTGCCGGGCCAGCCCAAGGCCATCGCGCAGACGCTCGAGGGCCTCAGGGACGAAGGTGGCAAGAGCCTCGTGCCCGGCATCTTCGCGGCGGTGCCCTACTGCATCGACCTGATCGGCGGCCCCTACCTCGAGACCCGCGCCGAGGTCTGCGAAGCCTTCCGGCCCAAGAGCGCGCAGCGCCCTGCCGCAGCCGGCTGA
- the yjgA gene encoding ribosome biogenesis factor YjgA — protein MSRKPKKGYFVKGHFVAEGSDLDLELKAELKGTWDSSRTDMKRESDALQKLGEDLLDLRSDLLARLQLSDKLLEALAEARRITNFEGKRRQMQYIGKIMRKLEESQIAAIHAAMEEQRNGSPAEKLSVLQAEQWRERLLAEDGALAEWLDSFPGTDSQQIRALIRQARKDNQAAAAAAPAEPGAAPAPRKASRAYRELFALLRAQISGSSALPGAAATDDDEDDSDA, from the coding sequence ATGTCACGCAAACCCAAAAAAGGCTACTTCGTGAAAGGCCATTTCGTTGCCGAAGGCAGCGATCTGGACCTGGAACTCAAGGCCGAACTCAAAGGCACCTGGGACTCCAGCCGTACCGATATGAAGCGCGAGAGCGATGCGCTGCAAAAGCTCGGCGAAGACCTGCTGGACCTGCGCAGCGACCTGCTGGCGCGCCTGCAGCTGTCCGACAAGCTGCTCGAAGCCCTGGCCGAAGCGCGCCGCATCACCAACTTCGAAGGCAAGCGCCGCCAGATGCAGTACATCGGCAAGATCATGCGCAAGCTCGAGGAATCGCAGATCGCCGCCATCCATGCCGCCATGGAAGAGCAGCGCAATGGCTCTCCCGCGGAAAAGCTCTCGGTGCTGCAGGCAGAGCAGTGGCGCGAGCGCCTGCTGGCCGAGGACGGCGCGCTGGCCGAATGGCTCGACAGCTTCCCCGGCACCGATTCGCAGCAAATCCGCGCGCTGATCCGCCAGGCGCGCAAGGACAACCAGGCCGCCGCAGCGGCTGCGCCCGCCGAGCCGGGTGCGGCGCCCGCACCGCGCAAGGCCAGCCGCGCCTACCGCGAGCTGTTCGCACTGCTGCGCGCGCAGATCTCGGGCAGCAGCGCGCTGCCCGGCGCTGCGGCCACCGACGATGACGAGGACGACAGCGATGCATGA
- the pmbA gene encoding metalloprotease PmbA: protein MKKPRPRSVSTAAAQADSGFSYSRPFFEDLVDRALAHAKKLGATDAGAEASEGCGLSVNVRKGALETVERNRDKSLGVTVYLGNQRGNASTSDFSDAAIAQTVQAAYDIARFTAEDPTGGLPDAADIAEPGTHRDLDLFHPWDISSEEAAALAMECEAAAMKTHKRITNSEGAGVSVQQSHFFSAHSNGFRGGYASSRHSLSVAPIASLPGRNAEMQRDAWYSSMRSASELASPAEVGRYAAQRALSRLGSRKIPTTECPVLFESTLAAGLLGGFVHAVSGGALYRKTSFLLDSLGKPVFPKHIDVLEDPFILRGKGSSPFDEEGVRVQPRKVVDAGRVQGYFLSSYSARKLGMKTTGNSGGSHNLVMSSRLTREGDDLDAMLRKLGTGLFVIELMGQGVNYVTGDYSRGASGFWVENGEIAYPVHEITIAGNLKTMFKGIEAIGADAYNYGAKTVGSVLINRMKVAGS from the coding sequence ATGAAAAAACCCCGCCCCCGCTCCGTAAGCACCGCCGCCGCGCAGGCCGATTCCGGCTTCAGCTACAGCCGCCCCTTCTTCGAAGACCTCGTGGACCGCGCCCTGGCGCACGCCAAGAAGCTTGGCGCCACCGACGCCGGTGCCGAGGCCTCCGAGGGCTGCGGCCTGTCCGTGAACGTGCGCAAGGGCGCGCTCGAGACCGTGGAGCGCAACCGCGACAAGTCGCTGGGCGTCACGGTCTACCTGGGCAACCAGCGCGGCAACGCCAGCACCTCCGACTTCTCCGACGCCGCCATTGCACAGACCGTGCAGGCGGCCTATGACATCGCGCGCTTCACGGCCGAGGACCCCACGGGCGGCCTGCCCGATGCCGCCGACATCGCCGAGCCCGGCACGCACCGCGACCTGGACCTTTTCCACCCCTGGGACATCAGCAGCGAAGAGGCCGCAGCGCTGGCCATGGAATGCGAAGCCGCGGCGATGAAGACGCACAAGCGCATCACCAACAGCGAAGGCGCGGGCGTTTCGGTCCAGCAAAGCCATTTCTTCAGCGCCCACTCGAATGGTTTTCGCGGCGGCTACGCCAGCTCGCGCCACAGCCTTTCGGTCGCGCCCATCGCCTCGCTGCCCGGGCGCAACGCCGAGATGCAGCGCGACGCCTGGTACAGCTCGATGCGCTCGGCCTCCGAACTGGCCTCGCCCGCCGAAGTCGGCCGCTATGCGGCGCAGCGCGCCCTGAGCCGCCTGGGCAGCCGCAAGATCCCCACGACCGAATGCCCGGTGCTGTTCGAATCGACGCTGGCCGCGGGCCTGCTCGGCGGCTTCGTGCATGCCGTGAGCGGCGGCGCGCTCTACCGCAAGACCAGCTTCCTGCTGGACTCGCTGGGCAAGCCGGTGTTCCCCAAGCACATCGACGTGCTGGAAGACCCCTTCATCCTGCGCGGCAAGGGCAGCTCGCCCTTCGACGAGGAGGGCGTGCGCGTGCAGCCGCGCAAGGTGGTCGACGCCGGCCGCGTGCAGGGCTATTTCCTGTCGAGCTACTCGGCGCGCAAGCTGGGCATGAAGACCACCGGCAACTCCGGCGGCTCGCACAACCTGGTCATGAGCTCCCGCCTCACACGCGAGGGCGACGATCTCGACGCGATGCTCAGGAAGCTGGGCACCGGCCTGTTCGTCATCGAGCTCATGGGCCAGGGCGTGAACTACGTGACCGGCGACTATTCGCGCGGCGCCAGCGGCTTCTGGGTGGAAAACGGCGAGATCGCGTATCCCGTGCACGAGATCACCATTGCCGGCAACCTCAAGACCATGTTCAAGGGGATCGAAGCGATCGGTGCCGATGCCTACAACTACGGAGCGAAGACCGTGGGATCGGTGCTGATCAACCGGATGAAGGTGGCGGGCAGCTGA
- a CDS encoding GatB/YqeY domain-containing protein gives MSLKDQITEDMKTAMRAKDSERLGTIRMLLAAMKQKEVDERVVLDDAAIVAIVDKLIKQRKDSIAAFETAGRQDLVDKESAELEVLKAYLPQRMSAEEVTAAVQAIVAELGAKGPGDMGKVMGVVKTQLAGKADMGQVSAAVKAALAG, from the coding sequence ATGAGCCTCAAAGACCAGATCACCGAAGACATGAAGACCGCCATGCGCGCCAAGGACAGCGAGCGCCTGGGCACCATCCGCATGCTGCTGGCGGCCATGAAGCAAAAGGAAGTCGACGAGCGCGTGGTGCTGGACGACGCGGCCATCGTTGCCATCGTCGACAAGCTGATCAAGCAGCGCAAGGACAGCATTGCCGCGTTCGAGACCGCGGGCCGCCAGGACCTGGTGGACAAGGAAAGCGCCGAGCTGGAAGTGCTCAAGGCCTACCTGCCCCAGCGCATGTCGGCCGAGGAAGTCACGGCCGCCGTGCAGGCCATCGTGGCCGAGCTGGGCGCCAAGGGCCCGGGCGACATGGGCAAGGTGATGGGCGTGGTGAAGACGCAGCTCGCCGGCAAGGCGGACATGGGCCAGGTGTCGGCGGCCGTGAAGGCTGCGCTGGCTGGCTGA
- the rpsU gene encoding 30S ribosomal protein S21, translated as MTTIRVKENEPYDVALRRFKRTIEKLGLLTDLRAREFYEKPTSERKRKKAAAVKRHYKRVRSMQLPKKLY; from the coding sequence ATGACCACCATCCGCGTAAAAGAAAACGAACCCTATGACGTCGCTCTGCGCCGCTTCAAGCGCACGATCGAAAAGCTCGGCCTGCTGACCGACTTGCGCGCCCGCGAGTTCTACGAGAAGCCCACTTCCGAGCGCAAGCGCAAGAAGGCCGCCGCCGTGAAGCGCCACTACAAGCGCGTTCGCAGCATGCAGCTGCCCAAGAAGCTGTACTAA